The Brassica oleracea var. oleracea cultivar TO1000 chromosome C6, BOL, whole genome shotgun sequence genome includes a region encoding these proteins:
- the LOC106298812 gene encoding cyclin-B1-2-like, protein MESPKKIAHEIGGVKRDALRFGLNGVKSDIVGSHPLESSYESGKRSHESMKRTIIGHTYGTALPLKMDMDRQILSRFQRPSGPIPSSMLGLEVYTGAIDDFGFEDYLNDPRDSETFKPVDLHHGMEVRLGMSKGPVSPSFM, encoded by the exons ATGGAGTCACCGAAGAAGATAGCTCATGAGATCGGTGGTGTGAAGAGAGACGCACTTCGGTTTGGTCTCAACGGCGTTAAGAGCGACATCGTCGGATCTCACCCACTCGAATCGTCTTACGAATCC GGAAAGAGATCGCACGAGTCGATGAAGAGGACTATCATTGGGCATACCTACGGTACTGCACTTCCACTCAAGATGGATATGGACAGGCAAATCCTCTCACG GTTTCAGAGACCTTCTGGCCCTATTCCTTCGTCAATGCTCGGTTTAGAAGTCTACACAGGAGCCATTGATGACTTTGGTTTTGAGGATTACTTGAATG ATCCGCGTGACTCGGAGACATTCAAGCCTGTAGACTTGCACCACGGTATGGAAGTTCGTCTTGGTATGTCAAAGGGCCCGGTTTCCCCCAGTTTCATGTAA
- the LOC106299436 gene encoding L-type lectin-domain containing receptor kinase IV.2-like produces the protein MSKIVKGVVGVLFCQVWWRHPRVLRFSVWTCFFAFGETRAMAIANLGCDGYDLEEVEMVFKLGLLCSHSDPRARPSMRLVLQYLRGDMSLPELTPLDLSAGNGMNLGGREEFSGIAMSYSSSVFNGFTGVSSITDSLLLVGGD, from the exons ATGTCTAAGATCGTCAAAGGAGTTGTGGGGGTACTTTTCTGTCAAG TCTGGTGGAGGCATCCACGAGTTCTCAGATTCTCAGTTTG GACATGTTTTTTTGCATTTGGGGAAACCAGAGCCATGGCAATAGCAAATCTTGGGTGTGATGGGTACGATCTTGAAGAGGTTGAAATGGTTTTTAAGCTTGGTTTGTTGTGTTCGCACTCGGATCCTAGGGCCAGACCGAGTATGAGGCTGGTGTTACAGTATCTGAGAGGAGACATGTCATTGCCAGAACTAACTCCGTTGGATTTGTCGGCGGGGAATGGGATGAACTTGGGAGGGAGAGAGGAGTTTAGCGGTATAGCCATGTCGTATTCTTCCTCAGTGTTTAATGGGTTTACCGGTGTGTCTTCCATCACTGATTCTCTACTTCTGGTGGGAGGTGATTGA
- the LOC106298003 gene encoding histone acetyltransferase HAC2-like: MPEFNKGVMRPNLNTVPNQQLSIQPDANINKECLGSKRSNYHLGVPDDDEDEDVVFLRETLPSESGHHCPSKRQRVEAHPPPDQDDETLGSGMDVVEPMETDEHTKREGEANNGDTTMPLEKPKKRDVSLVERFTEEEIEMHLKSLHEGRVELKDIETCQLCGESQLLFPAPPLYCSLCNCRIQDESLYYIPEETISGAQHQICSPCYDHCRRQKFTLSGVDIVKANMLKLNNANNQETEAWVACESCGKWQHQICGLYNPEKDTDKTSDYICPYCLLEESRSNNNVGVHDNTDLEAKDLPETILSHFIERRLTRRLKEERRQTAEATGMSIDDVSVPDDLTLRVVFSADKSTHINKTFADFLHNEHYPSEFPYRSKVILLFQKIEGVDVCIFALLVQEFGSECSQPNKRSVYISYLDSVKYFRPERVTFSGEALRTFVYHEILIGYLEYCKFRGFTTGYIWACPPQKGEDFVMYSHPKTQQTPSTKKLREWYVSMLDKAKEQSVVTNVTNLYDRFFVPTCNITAARLPYFEGSFWSSSAELLMSQETESEVENVKSLSRRALKGNKIKDSNDAKNILLMRKLGIRISNQKEDLIVVDLHYTCTRCSETILSGLRWFCKKCKDLQLCQRCHDLEEELPGEHTHTMNGEEKHSLSQAIMNIQSTTEDNDVILGNNTFESRQMFLSFSQKHNYRFDTLRRAKNSSMMILHHLHTSNKLHQSQISSGALLQVVTCTACQKDVSTTIYYTSLCCPSYRACTSCYSNSKYLRLRHLFPVVPCIHGIPPRTVVTMEILQALLHAHACRPTAAGSCSYPKCSVAKILFNHTEVCEKQRACRTCTHFAMVIRIHAYHCQDPNCSIPRCSCAKEQFAMRGLR; the protein is encoded by the exons ATGCCTGAATTTAACAAAGGTGTGATGCGTCCAAATCTTAACACCGTGCCTAATCAGCAGTTGAGCATACAGCCAGATGCTAACATTAACAAAGAGTGTCTTGGATCCAAAAGATCTAATTATCATCTCGGAGTACCAGATGATGATGAGGATGAGGATGTGGTGTTCCTTAGAGAAACATTACCGTCAGAGAGTGGTCATCATTGTCCATCAAAGCGACAGAGAGTCGAAGCACATCCTCCTCCTGATCAGGATGATGAGACACTAGGATCTGGAATGGATGTTGTTGAGCCGATGGAAACTGATGAACACACCAAACGCGAGGGCGAGGCTAATAATGGTGACACAACAATGCCTCTGGAAAAGCCTAAGAAGAGAGATGTCTCACTGGTGGAACGTTTCACAGAAGAAGAAATAGAAATGCATTTAAAGAGTCTCCACGAGGGACGTGTTGAGCTCAAGGATATTGAAACATGTCAACTGTGTGGCGAAAGCCAACTCTTGTTTCCAGCACCACCACTCTACTGCTCGCTTTGCAACTGCCGCATCCAAGATGAATCTCTATATTACATCCCAGAGGAAACAATAAGCGGTGCGCAACATCAAATCTGTAGTCCATGTTACGATCATTGTAGACGCCAAAAGTTCACGTTATCTGGAGTTGATATCGTAAAAGCCAATATGCTTAAATTAAATAACGCTAACAATCAAGAAACAGAAGCT TGGGTTGCTTGCGAATCTTGCGGGAAATGGCAGCATCAGATATGTGGTCTTTACAATCCAGAAAAAGACACTGACAAAACCTCGGACTACATTTGTCCCTACTGCTTGTTAGAGGAGAGTAGGAGTAACAACAACGTGGGAGTTCATGACAATACGGATTTGGAGGCGAAAGATTTGCCTGAAACCATCCTAAGCCACTTTATAGAGAGAAGGCTAACGAGGCGGCTCAAAGAAGAAAGACGCCAAACCGCAGAGGCTACTGGGATGAGCATCGATGAT GTATCAGTACCAGATGATCTTACTCTCAGGGTCGTGTTCTCAGCTGACAAAAGCACACATATCAACAAAACATTTGCGGATTTTCTTCACAACGAACACTATCCTAGTGAATTCCCTTACAGATCGAAG GTGATTCTTCTGTTTCAGAAAATTGAAGGAGTTGATGTGTGCATATTTGCGTTGTTAGTCCAAGAGTTTGGATCGGAATGTAGCCAACCAAACAAACGCAGCGTATACATCTCTTATCTCGACTCCGTCAAGTACTTTAGACCCGAGAGAGTAACGTTTTCAGGAGAAGCTCTTCGAACTTTCGTTTATCATGAAATATTG ATTGGATATCTCGAGTATTGTAAGTTTCGAGGTTTCACAACGGGTTATATATGGGCGTGTCCACCTCAGAAAGGAGAAGACTTCGTTATGTACTCTCATCCTAAGACTCAGCAAACCCCCAGCACTAAGAAGCTTCGTGAATG GTATGTGTCAATGCTGGATAAAGCCAAGGAGCAGAGCGTGGTGACGAATGTTACAAACTTGTATGATCGGTTCTTCGTTCCGACATGCAATATTACAGCTGCACGGTTGCCTTACTTTGAAGGATCTTTCTGGTCCTCTAGTGCTGAGCTTCTGATGAGTCAAGAAACCGAGAGTGAAGTCGAGAATGTTAAATCACTTTCTAGAAGAGCACTAAAGGGCAACAAAATTAAGGACTCCAATGATGCTAAAAACATTCTCCTGATGCGAAAG CTTGGAATACGGATATCAAACCAAAAGGAGGATCTCATCGTGGTGGACTTGCATTATACATGCACACGCTGCTCGGAGACCATATTGTCTGGTTTGAGATGGTTTTGCAAGAAGTGCAAGGATCTTCAATTGTGTCAAAG ATGTCATGATCTAGAAGAAGAGCTTCCTGGGGAACACACACATACTATGAATGGGGAAGAGAAGCACTCGCTTTCACAGGCCATTATGAACATACAGTCTACAACAGAAGATAATGATGTCATCCTAGGAAACAACACGTTCGAAAGCAGACAAATGTTCTTAAGCTTCTCTCAGAAGCATAACTACAGATTCGACACTCTTCGACGCGCCAAGAACTCTTCTATGATGATACTTCACCATCTTCACACTTCAAACAAGCTTCACCAGTCTCAGATATCCAGTGGTGCTCTCCTTCAAGTAGTGACCTGCACGGCCTGCCAAAAGGATGTTTCGACAACGATTTACTACACTTCTTTGTGCTGTCCATCTTACCGAGCTTGCACTTCATGCTATAGCAATAGTAAATACCTTCGTCTGCGTCATCTCTTCCCCGTAGTCCCTTGTATTCACGGAATACCGCCTAGAACTGTAGTG ACTATGGAGATACTGCAAGCTTTGTTACATGCACATGCATGCAGACCTACGGCCGCTGGTTCGTGCTCGTACCCTAAATGCAGTGTTGCCAAAATATTATTCAATCATACTGAAGTGTGCGAAAAGCAGCGAGCTTGTAGAACTTGCACCCATTTTGCGATGGTAATACGTATTCACGCATACCATTGCCAAGATCCCAATTGCTCCATACCACGTTGCAG TTGTGCGAAAGAGCAGTTCGCTATGAGAGGTTTGAGGTAA